The Urbifossiella limnaea genome has a window encoding:
- a CDS encoding PIN domain-containing protein, which produces MLLVVVDTNLFVAAGFNPNSHSARILNAIRAGTVRLVWDEATRRETEYIVGKIPPLRGTDLSAFFYPDARHDGPTDPHQFGHIPDPADRKFAALAAASGAVLITSDRHLLDSRPHSGLVVLTPGEFVERMGRERNDHQPD; this is translated from the coding sequence GTGCTGTTGGTCGTGGTGGACACGAACCTGTTCGTCGCCGCCGGATTCAACCCGAATAGCCACTCGGCCCGCATCCTGAACGCAATCCGGGCAGGCACCGTGCGGCTGGTGTGGGACGAGGCCACCCGGCGGGAGACGGAGTACATCGTCGGCAAGATCCCGCCGCTCCGAGGCACCGACCTGTCTGCGTTCTTCTACCCCGACGCTCGGCACGACGGGCCGACCGACCCCCACCAGTTCGGACACATCCCCGACCCGGCCGACCGCAAGTTCGCCGCCCTGGCCGCGGCCTCCGGGGCGGTTCTGATCACCAGCGACCGCCACCTCCTGGACAGCCGACCGCACAGCGGGCTCGTAGTCCTCACGCCGGGCGAGTTCGTCGAGCGGATGGGCCGGGAACGGAACGACCATCAGCCGGACTGA
- a CDS encoding DUF6939 family protein, protein MPIAVESRRVSPATIEKRWPGAVVVDVTSKGPEPWVRFSPFYPHGGIPIPNTQDQTAASVEGLWQGLKVFEREDIDLSKWRITTMRGIKRSGRSRGAVRGHRHGVGSDVLLGYRDARYAIYLPAYRWVLENRLVAEVGQLRESARDRTVVLLDYETNGDVDDLSSPLSHAALVKCFAEGSWPTVGEP, encoded by the coding sequence ATGCCCATCGCCGTCGAGAGCCGAAGGGTCAGTCCGGCGACAATTGAGAAGCGGTGGCCGGGTGCCGTGGTCGTCGACGTGACCTCGAAGGGGCCGGAGCCGTGGGTCCGGTTCAGCCCGTTCTACCCGCACGGCGGCATCCCCATCCCGAACACCCAGGACCAGACGGCCGCGTCGGTCGAGGGGCTGTGGCAGGGGCTCAAGGTGTTCGAGCGGGAGGACATCGACCTGTCGAAGTGGCGGATCACCACCATGCGGGGGATCAAGCGGTCGGGCCGGAGCCGCGGAGCGGTTCGGGGCCACCGGCACGGGGTCGGGAGCGACGTGCTGCTCGGCTACCGGGACGCCCGGTACGCGATCTACCTGCCGGCGTATCGGTGGGTGCTGGAGAACCGACTGGTGGCCGAGGTCGGGCAGCTTCGGGAGTCCGCGAGGGACCGGACGGTCGTGCTGCTGGACTACGAGACGAACGGGGACGTGGACGACCTGTCGTCGCCGCTGTCGCACGCCGCCCTTGTGAAGTGCTTCGCGGAGGGGAGTTGGCCGACCGTCGGCGAGCCGTAA
- a CDS encoding sialidase family protein, whose product MPPRPRHSLAAVCLLVLVSVGRAAEDRPAVVAASPKAGGHVHPSVCRTPDGTLVVVYKGQNVLMRTRSTDGGTTWETPEPIPTTAKRPDSIREVKKFEVYPGTADTLPDGRVLVTWNYIAADQAKDGYYERALLYTLSDDGGKTWSDQRVIGPADGKHLGAVRHNVLPLDGRWLLPLRTGPPRAYDPKAGKLDAFPVVGPDGKAHAFQQIARTVKGTLLAMGPVFLRSSDGGKTWEEVKGFPVPPDGDNAEGRYLTPLPDGRVLVTWGVGTANKGLRYTASADDGRTWAAEPVTLLPDTPVAARYYSARTVPLDDRHVGTVYLSGSTVHFLKVERDRVAK is encoded by the coding sequence ATGCCCCCACGCCCCCGCCACTCACTCGCGGCCGTCTGCCTCCTCGTCCTCGTCTCGGTCGGCCGTGCGGCCGAGGACCGCCCGGCCGTGGTCGCTGCGTCGCCGAAGGCCGGCGGACACGTCCACCCGTCCGTCTGCCGCACCCCGGACGGCACCCTGGTCGTCGTGTACAAGGGACAGAATGTGCTCATGCGGACCCGCTCGACCGACGGCGGCACGACCTGGGAGACGCCCGAGCCGATCCCGACCACGGCAAAGCGGCCGGACTCGATCCGCGAGGTGAAGAAGTTCGAGGTGTACCCGGGGACGGCCGACACGCTCCCGGACGGGCGGGTGCTGGTCACCTGGAACTACATCGCCGCCGACCAGGCGAAGGACGGGTACTACGAGCGGGCCTTGCTCTACACCCTGAGCGACGACGGCGGGAAGACCTGGTCCGACCAGCGGGTGATCGGGCCGGCGGACGGCAAGCACCTGGGGGCGGTGCGGCACAACGTCCTGCCGCTGGACGGTCGGTGGCTGCTGCCCCTGCGGACCGGCCCGCCACGGGCGTACGACCCGAAGGCGGGCAAACTCGACGCCTTCCCGGTGGTCGGCCCGGACGGGAAGGCTCACGCGTTCCAGCAGATCGCCCGGACGGTGAAGGGGACGCTGCTGGCGATGGGGCCGGTGTTCCTGCGTTCGTCGGACGGCGGGAAGACGTGGGAGGAGGTGAAGGGCTTCCCGGTCCCGCCGGACGGGGACAACGCCGAGGGCCGCTACCTGACGCCGCTGCCCGACGGGCGGGTGCTGGTCACCTGGGGGGTCGGCACGGCGAACAAGGGGCTGCGGTACACCGCCTCGGCCGACGACGGCAGGACGTGGGCCGCGGAGCCCGTGACGCTGCTGCCGGACACGCCGGTGGCGGCCCGGTACTACTCGGCTCGCACCGTCCCGCTCGACGACCGGCACGTCGGGACGGTCTACCTGAGCGGCTCGACCGTCCACTTCCTGAAGGTCGAACGGGACCGCGTGGCGAAGTAG
- a CDS encoding sialate O-acetylesterase, producing the protein MRTTMWAVVCGVTLLGDAPARADHYEVFLVAGQSNCDGRGKASELAGPLARWANPQNDVLTAYSCSTLRGPVLTSDGFKPLRPGWSVAPGKARPTKLPSGTFGPEVSFGRGMADHLKGKKVALIKFAEGGTSLAKDWSPEVKGRLYPAFLDFTKKSLQELKEKGHTYTLRGMIWHQGESDAGLPAAEYEKLLTAFVARVRTDFGAADLPFGVGEVFDNGKRDAVRAAQKSTAEKVKGVFFVPADMLRTFDGGTHFDAASQIELGERFAAGMAKAIGPAGVPPAAGVSPRGYSVPLLDLSGQTGRQVVVDREPGQYLGHPTTVLLEDGKTILCVYPKGHGRGAIVYKKSTDGGKTWSDRLPVPASWVTSKEVPTIHRVVDAAGTKRLIVWSGLHPARLAVSEDDGRTWGDLKPAGEWGGIVVMGFVEGLKTPGHYLAMFHDDGRFFAAEPAPKKPAEFTLYKTFSTDGGLTWSTPEPVFRSSAVHLCEPGCVRSPGGKQLAVLLRENSRRKNSHVIFSDDEGKTWTEPRELPGSLTGDRHTAKYAPDGRLFVSFRDTTLDSPTKGDWVAWVGTYDDIAKGREGQYRVRLMDNHKGADCAYPGVEVLPDGTIVTTTYGHWAKDEPPYVVSVRLKLDELDRMARDRK; encoded by the coding sequence ATGCGAACGACGATGTGGGCGGTCGTGTGCGGCGTCACCCTGCTCGGCGACGCCCCGGCCCGTGCGGACCATTACGAGGTGTTCCTCGTCGCCGGGCAGTCGAACTGTGACGGTCGCGGCAAGGCGTCCGAGTTGGCCGGGCCGCTGGCTAGGTGGGCGAATCCCCAGAACGACGTGCTGACCGCCTACTCGTGCTCGACGCTCCGCGGGCCGGTGCTGACGAGCGACGGGTTCAAGCCGCTGCGACCCGGCTGGAGCGTCGCCCCCGGTAAGGCCCGGCCGACGAAGCTGCCGAGCGGCACGTTCGGGCCGGAGGTGTCCTTCGGCCGCGGCATGGCCGACCACCTCAAGGGTAAGAAGGTCGCGCTCATCAAGTTCGCCGAGGGCGGCACGAGTCTGGCGAAGGACTGGAGCCCGGAGGTGAAGGGCCGGCTGTACCCGGCGTTCCTCGACTTCACGAAGAAGTCACTTCAGGAACTCAAGGAGAAGGGCCACACGTACACCCTGCGAGGCATGATCTGGCACCAGGGCGAGAGCGACGCGGGCCTGCCCGCCGCGGAGTACGAAAAGCTGCTCACCGCGTTCGTCGCCCGGGTGCGGACCGACTTCGGGGCGGCGGACCTGCCGTTCGGCGTCGGCGAGGTGTTCGACAACGGCAAGCGGGACGCCGTGCGGGCGGCGCAGAAGTCTACCGCGGAGAAGGTCAAGGGCGTGTTCTTCGTGCCAGCCGACATGCTGAGGACGTTCGACGGCGGGACGCACTTCGACGCCGCCAGCCAGATCGAGCTGGGCGAGCGGTTCGCCGCCGGCATGGCGAAGGCGATCGGCCCCGCTGGTGTCCCACCCGCCGCGGGCGTCTCGCCCCGAGGTTATTCCGTACCGCTCCTCGACCTGAGCGGTCAGACCGGCCGGCAGGTGGTGGTGGACCGGGAGCCCGGCCAGTACCTCGGACACCCGACGACGGTGCTGCTGGAGGACGGCAAGACGATCCTCTGCGTCTACCCGAAGGGGCACGGCAGGGGGGCGATCGTCTACAAGAAGAGCACCGACGGCGGGAAGACGTGGTCCGACCGGCTGCCGGTCCCGGCGTCGTGGGTCACCAGCAAAGAGGTGCCGACCATCCACCGGGTCGTGGACGCGGCGGGGACGAAGCGGTTGATCGTGTGGTCCGGGCTGCACCCGGCCCGGCTGGCAGTGAGCGAGGACGACGGCCGGACGTGGGGCGACCTCAAGCCAGCGGGGGAGTGGGGCGGGATCGTGGTCATGGGGTTCGTCGAGGGGCTGAAGACGCCCGGCCACTACCTGGCCATGTTCCACGACGACGGCCGGTTCTTCGCCGCCGAGCCGGCCCCGAAGAAGCCGGCCGAGTTCACCCTGTACAAGACGTTCTCCACCGACGGCGGGCTGACGTGGTCGACGCCGGAGCCGGTGTTCCGGTCGTCGGCGGTCCACCTGTGCGAGCCCGGATGCGTCCGCTCGCCCGGCGGCAAGCAACTGGCGGTGCTGCTGCGGGAGAACAGCCGGCGGAAGAACTCGCACGTGATCTTTTCGGACGACGAGGGGAAGACGTGGACGGAGCCGCGGGAGTTACCGGGGTCGCTGACCGGGGACCGGCACACCGCGAAGTACGCCCCGGACGGCCGGCTGTTCGTGTCGTTCCGGGACACTACCCTGGACAGCCCGACGAAGGGCGACTGGGTGGCGTGGGTCGGCACGTACGACGACATTGCCAAGGGCCGGGAGGGGCAGTACCGGGTGCGGCTGATGGACAACCACAAGGGGGCGGACTGCGCGTACCCGGGGGTCGAGGTGCTGCCGGACGGGACGATCGTGACCACCACCTACGGGCACTGGGCGAAGGACGAGCCGCCGTACGTCGTCAGCGTCCGGCTGAAGCTCGACGAACTCGACCGGATGGCCCGAGACCGGAAGTAG